The Aeromicrobium yanjiei genome includes a region encoding these proteins:
- a CDS encoding helix-hairpin-helix domain-containing protein, with amino-acid sequence MKPSHREAPDETRAEIARRRLAQLAASFDAELPPPEEEPARVRPRVEVPHVRALAAVAVAASVLLAWWLLSGRPESSGPVAPLAFSSSASPGPPGSAGTASPSGAQGSATSAPAAEVVVDVAGKVRRPGIVTVPRGSRVYQAIEAAGGVRGEVDTTSLNLARELTDGEQILVGLEPVDLGAAGVAPGTGGTGATGAKVNLNTATAEQLDTLPGVGPVTAQAILGWREENGRFSSVDDLLDVKGIGEATLAELRDLVVV; translated from the coding sequence ATGAAGCCGAGCCACCGAGAGGCCCCCGACGAGACCAGGGCGGAGATCGCCCGGCGTCGCCTCGCCCAGCTGGCAGCGTCGTTCGACGCCGAGCTGCCGCCGCCCGAGGAGGAGCCGGCGCGCGTCCGGCCGCGGGTGGAGGTGCCGCACGTGCGCGCGCTGGCTGCCGTGGCCGTCGCCGCCTCGGTGCTGCTGGCGTGGTGGCTGCTGTCAGGACGTCCGGAGTCGAGCGGGCCGGTGGCGCCGCTCGCGTTCTCGTCCTCCGCGTCGCCCGGCCCGCCCGGCAGCGCGGGGACGGCGAGCCCGAGCGGCGCGCAGGGCTCCGCGACCTCGGCGCCGGCCGCCGAGGTCGTGGTCGACGTCGCAGGCAAGGTGCGTCGTCCCGGCATCGTGACCGTGCCCCGAGGATCGCGCGTCTACCAGGCGATCGAGGCCGCAGGCGGCGTCCGGGGAGAGGTCGACACCACCTCCCTCAACCTCGCTCGCGAGCTCACCGACGGCGAGCAGATCCTGGTCGGGCTCGAGCCTGTCGATCTCGGCGCCGCCGGCGTGGCTCCCGGCACCGGGGGAACGGGCGCCACCGGGGCGAAGGTCAACCTCAACACCGCGACCGCCGAGCAGCTCGACACCCTGCCCGGCGTCGGCCCGGTCACCGCGCAGGCGATCCTCGGGTGGCGCGAGGAGAACGGCCGGTTCTCGTCGGTCGACGACCTCCTCGACGTCAAGGGCATCGGGGAGGCGACCTTGGCCGAGCTGCGCGACCTCGTCGTCGTGTGA